One Sphingomicrobium sp. XHP0239 DNA segment encodes these proteins:
- a CDS encoding SapC family protein, with translation MATNPEKGVLPVLYSGLEPITKEKHGNLYYKNMTSMPFAANTHAVPVTVEEIPLLQRTFPIVFTSGENMLPIALMGLNEGVNAFFDDNGELTDKNTYLPAYLRRYPFMLARLKQDSEELSLCIDPTSDLVSEDKDGQPIFENDEPSSRTKDILQFCEQFEASAQRTGAFIEELKKMDILMDGEVSIQPQGMEKPYVYRGFRMVNEEKFRELKGDQLRKMNQSGMLSVLIAHLFSLGNIRELFSRQVRAGKGPVSQTEMSGDDKK, from the coding sequence ATGGCGACCAACCCGGAAAAAGGGGTGCTGCCCGTCCTGTATAGCGGCCTCGAGCCGATCACCAAGGAAAAGCACGGCAACCTCTACTACAAGAACATGACGAGCATGCCGTTCGCCGCGAACACGCACGCGGTCCCGGTCACGGTCGAGGAAATTCCGCTGCTTCAGCGCACTTTCCCGATCGTCTTCACGTCGGGCGAGAACATGCTGCCGATCGCGCTGATGGGTCTCAACGAGGGGGTCAATGCCTTCTTCGACGACAACGGCGAACTGACCGACAAGAACACCTATCTGCCGGCCTATCTGCGTCGCTACCCGTTCATGCTCGCACGCTTGAAGCAGGACAGCGAAGAATTGTCGCTGTGCATCGATCCGACGTCCGACCTCGTCAGCGAGGACAAGGACGGTCAGCCCATCTTCGAGAACGACGAGCCGTCTTCGCGCACCAAGGATATCCTGCAGTTCTGCGAACAGTTCGAAGCCTCGGCGCAGCGCACTGGCGCGTTCATCGAAGAACTGAAGAAGATGGACATTCTGATGGACGGCGAAGTCTCGATCCAGCCGCAGGGCATGGAGAAGCCCTACGTCTATCGCGGTTTCCGCATGGTCAACGAAGAGAAGTTCCGCGAGCTGAAGGGCGACCAGCTGCGCAAGATGAACCAGAGCGGCATGCTCTCGGTTCTGATCGCGCACCTCTTCTCGCTCGGCAACATCCGCGAACTCTTCTCGCGCCAGGTTCGTGCCGGCAAGGGTCCGGTGTCGCAGACCGAAATGAGCGGCGACGACAAGAAGTAA
- a CDS encoding DUF481 domain-containing protein, translated as MMTTMIAAALAAAQPAELPEGIADLIEQAGETGDAAALDTVMGLARASYPDRLDRLSVLETSARARLAERAEAQAAAEREALREASFVENWAGRGELGGFYATGSSEEAGVSAGVKLVREGIDWRHNFNAHVDYRESAGSTTREQFLAGYEPNYEINERLFAYGLVQGERDRFQGIDSRLSLSAGAGYRIFDADDRSLSIKGGPAYRRTNRIGAPGDEQIAALAALTGNWQISDTFGITQDADAYFAEGNSTFRSETGLEADLGGNLLARVAFRIDHETSPPIGAEATDTLTRITLVYDFE; from the coding sequence ATGATGACGACGATGATCGCCGCCGCGCTGGCGGCTGCCCAGCCCGCCGAGCTGCCTGAGGGGATTGCCGATCTCATCGAACAGGCCGGGGAAACGGGCGATGCCGCGGCCCTCGACACGGTGATGGGACTGGCCCGCGCATCCTATCCCGATCGTCTCGACCGGCTGTCGGTTCTGGAAACGAGTGCCCGCGCGCGACTGGCCGAGCGCGCGGAAGCCCAGGCGGCGGCGGAGCGGGAAGCGCTGCGGGAGGCATCGTTCGTCGAGAACTGGGCCGGGCGTGGCGAGTTGGGGGGCTTCTACGCCACCGGATCCAGCGAGGAAGCCGGCGTGTCGGCGGGTGTCAAACTGGTGCGCGAAGGCATCGACTGGCGGCACAACTTCAACGCGCACGTCGACTATCGCGAAAGCGCGGGATCGACGACGCGCGAGCAGTTTCTCGCAGGATACGAACCCAATTACGAGATCAACGAGCGACTGTTCGCCTACGGCCTGGTGCAGGGAGAGCGCGATCGCTTTCAGGGGATCGACAGCCGCCTGTCGCTATCGGCCGGGGCGGGCTATCGGATCTTCGATGCCGATGATCGGTCGCTGTCGATCAAGGGCGGCCCCGCCTATCGCCGCACGAACCGCATCGGCGCGCCGGGCGACGAGCAGATCGCTGCTCTCGCCGCACTGACGGGAAACTGGCAGATCAGCGACACCTTCGGGATCACTCAGGATGCCGACGCCTATTTCGCGGAGGGCAACTCGACCTTCCGTTCGGAAACGGGGTTAGAGGCCGACCTCGGGGGCAATTTGCTCGCTCGCGTGGCCTTTCGGATCGATCATGAAACGTCGCCGCCGATCGGCGCGGAAGCGACCGATACGCTCACCCGCATCACGCTCGTCTATGATTTCGAATAG
- a CDS encoding DEAD/DEAH box helicase, producing the protein MGFAELGLSDELLKAIDDSGYTEPTPIQKGTIPPVLMGKDLIGIAQTGTGKTASFVLPMIDVLAQGRSRARMPRSLILAPTRELAQQVSENFDKYGKYHKLSMVLLIGGVQMGDQIKALDGGVDVLIATPGRLLDLFERGKILLTGCDLLVIDEADRMLDMGFIPDIESICSKLPKNRQTLLFSATMPPPIKKLADKFLSDPKTIEVARAASTNENIEQILVPVASAKKRDKLRDILRQDEVETAIVFCNRKTTVRELATSLRRGRLRVGEIHGDMDQSNRIAELDRFRAGEINILVASDVAARGLDIKGVSTVINFDAPFHPDDYVHRIGRTGRAGATGTAYTLVTRADEENIDNIEKLTKQKIRRIGEDEKVPVPKQDAVDESEDEAPAKKPARRPKKAADDDTKDEKGQKDGKKTDRKAKRDTERKPASDRKPARKSADKPAPSEPEEDSSSSTAPSVVPTYNSDWNGPLPDFLQNKIG; encoded by the coding sequence ATGGGTTTTGCCGAACTCGGCCTCTCCGATGAACTCCTGAAAGCGATCGACGATTCTGGCTATACAGAGCCGACTCCGATCCAGAAGGGGACCATTCCGCCGGTATTGATGGGCAAGGACCTCATCGGCATCGCTCAGACAGGAACGGGCAAGACCGCCAGCTTCGTGCTGCCGATGATCGACGTGCTGGCGCAGGGACGCAGCCGCGCCCGCATGCCCCGTAGCCTCATTCTCGCCCCGACGCGCGAACTTGCGCAGCAGGTCAGCGAGAATTTCGACAAGTACGGCAAGTATCACAAGCTCTCGATGGTGCTGCTGATCGGCGGCGTGCAGATGGGCGATCAGATCAAGGCGCTGGATGGCGGGGTCGACGTGCTCATCGCGACACCGGGCCGCCTGCTCGACCTGTTCGAACGCGGCAAGATTCTGCTGACCGGTTGCGACCTGCTCGTCATCGACGAAGCGGACCGCATGCTCGACATGGGGTTCATTCCCGATATCGAGAGCATCTGTTCCAAGCTACCGAAGAATCGTCAGACGCTCCTGTTCAGCGCGACCATGCCGCCGCCGATCAAGAAGCTCGCGGACAAGTTTCTCAGCGATCCCAAGACAATCGAGGTGGCACGTGCCGCCAGTACCAACGAGAATATCGAGCAGATCCTCGTTCCTGTGGCCTCTGCGAAAAAGCGCGACAAGTTGCGCGACATCCTGCGCCAGGACGAGGTCGAAACGGCGATCGTCTTCTGCAATCGCAAGACCACGGTGCGCGAACTGGCGACCAGTCTTCGGCGCGGGCGGCTCCGGGTCGGCGAAATCCACGGCGACATGGACCAGTCCAACCGCATCGCCGAACTCGACCGTTTCCGGGCGGGCGAGATCAACATTCTGGTCGCGAGCGACGTCGCCGCCCGCGGCCTCGACATCAAGGGCGTGTCCACGGTCATCAACTTCGATGCCCCGTTCCATCCCGACGATTACGTCCATCGGATCGGCCGTACCGGTCGTGCCGGTGCGACGGGCACCGCCTACACGCTGGTAACCCGGGCGGACGAAGAGAATATCGATAATATCGAGAAGCTCACGAAGCAGAAGATCCGTCGTATCGGAGAGGACGAAAAGGTCCCGGTGCCGAAACAGGATGCCGTCGACGAGAGCGAGGACGAAGCTCCCGCGAAGAAGCCGGCTCGCCGCCCGAAGAAGGCGGCCGATGACGATACGAAGGACGAAAAGGGTCAGAAGGACGGCAAGAAGACCGACCGCAAGGCCAAGCGGGACACCGAGCGTAAACCTGCCTCGGATCGCAAGCCCGCGCGCAAATCCGCCGACAAGCCTGCTCCGAGCGAGCCGGAAGAGGACAGTTCGTCCTCCACCGCGCCCAGCGTCGTGCCGACCTACAATTCCGATTGGAACGGTCCGCTTCCCGACTTTCTTCAGAATAAGATCGGCTAG
- a CDS encoding class I SAM-dependent methyltransferase produces MRKTIIATLALPAVALTACANYGTGDIARTAGQAVLVDLIRDAVGLGLRDDAFVARDQYRNPVETLAFFGVQPDDTVVEVWPGGGYYTQILAPYLTQGGGSYWPVASERGLNGVRTFASDNPAYASTINYAAFPARAGDTMVPAGAADVVLTFRNVHNWQMGDAPFGDDAFRQMYAMLRPGGTLGVVEHRLPETADSALERTSGYMKTSSVRRLAEAAGFEYVGSSEINANPNDTADYPQGVWTLPPTLRLGDTDRARYMAIGESDRMTLKFRKPV; encoded by the coding sequence ATGCGGAAAACCATCATTGCCACCCTCGCCCTGCCCGCCGTCGCGCTGACCGCCTGCGCCAACTACGGCACCGGCGACATCGCCCGCACGGCCGGACAGGCGGTTCTCGTCGATCTCATTCGGGACGCTGTCGGGCTCGGCCTTCGCGACGACGCCTTTGTGGCGCGCGACCAGTATCGCAATCCCGTCGAGACGCTCGCCTTCTTCGGTGTGCAGCCCGACGATACGGTCGTCGAGGTTTGGCCGGGCGGCGGCTATTATACCCAGATCCTGGCGCCCTATCTGACACAAGGCGGCGGAAGCTACTGGCCAGTGGCGAGCGAGCGCGGGCTGAACGGCGTTCGGACCTTCGCCAGCGACAATCCGGCCTACGCATCGACCATCAACTACGCCGCTTTCCCGGCGCGCGCAGGTGACACGATGGTACCCGCAGGGGCGGCCGACGTGGTTCTCACTTTCCGCAACGTCCATAACTGGCAGATGGGCGACGCGCCTTTCGGCGACGACGCCTTCCGCCAGATGTACGCGATGCTCCGCCCGGGCGGCACGCTGGGTGTGGTTGAGCACCGGCTGCCCGAAACGGCCGACAGCGCGCTCGAGCGCACGTCGGGATACATGAAGACCTCGAGTGTCCGCAGGCTCGCCGAGGCCGCGGGCTTCGAATATGTCGGCTCCAGCGAGATCAACGCCAATCCCAACGATACCGCGGATTATCCGCAGGGCGTCTGGACCCTTCCCCCCACGCTGCGTCTCGGCGACACCGACCGGGCCCGGTACATGGCGATCGGCGAAAGCGACCGCATGACGCTCAAGTTCCGCAAACCGGTCTGA
- a CDS encoding UDP-2,3-diacylglucosamine diphosphatase — MFASWLDEAARSPESFRPRRRYRTVFISDTHLGTPGCNAELLHDFLRSVDCDTLYLVGDIIDGWRLKKGWYWPPRHNDVVRTVLKHAQGGTRVVFIPGNHDELFRDYIGLSMGGIELAEEEIHVTADGRKLWVLHGDRFDGVVKYHKWLAYLGDHAYSVLLKANIWVNRARRLFGKPYWSLSAYLKLKVKNAVTYIGQFETVVAEAALERGVDGVVCGHIHHAEIRQIGAITYHNDGDWVESCTALVEDFDGHLSLLHWADEKAALSDQVRERTTAPGIAESEPAA, encoded by the coding sequence ATGTTCGCGAGCTGGCTCGACGAGGCGGCAAGGTCTCCCGAGAGCTTCCGGCCCCGGCGCCGCTACCGCACCGTTTTCATTTCAGACACGCATCTGGGGACGCCGGGATGCAATGCCGAGTTGCTTCATGATTTTCTCCGTTCGGTAGACTGCGACACACTGTATCTCGTCGGCGACATCATCGACGGCTGGAGACTGAAGAAGGGCTGGTATTGGCCGCCGCGCCACAACGACGTCGTCCGTACCGTCCTGAAGCATGCGCAGGGCGGCACGCGGGTCGTGTTCATCCCCGGAAACCACGACGAGCTGTTTCGCGACTATATCGGCCTGTCGATGGGCGGGATCGAACTGGCCGAGGAAGAGATTCACGTCACCGCCGACGGTCGAAAGCTGTGGGTACTGCACGGCGACCGTTTCGACGGCGTCGTGAAGTATCACAAGTGGCTCGCCTACTTGGGCGACCATGCCTATTCGGTGCTGCTCAAGGCCAACATCTGGGTCAATCGTGCGCGGCGGTTGTTCGGCAAGCCCTATTGGTCCCTGTCCGCCTATCTCAAGCTCAAGGTGAAGAATGCGGTCACCTATATCGGCCAGTTCGAAACGGTGGTCGCCGAGGCCGCCCTCGAGCGCGGGGTCGACGGGGTAGTTTGCGGACATATCCATCACGCCGAGATCCGTCAGATCGGGGCGATCACCTATCACAACGATGGAGATTGGGTCGAAAGCTGCACGGCGCTGGTGGAGGATTTCGACGGCCACCTGTCGCTGCTTCACTGGGCGGATGAAAAGGCTGCACTCTCCGATCAGGTGCGCGAGCGCACGACGGCGCCCGGCATCGCGGAAAGCGAACCTGCCGCGTGA
- a CDS encoding MBL fold metallo-hydrolase: MNDEALSVAARVIEAALVDEARRPTIAGFFDEATNTVSYVVHDAATMRGAIIDSVLDYDAASGRTETRSAGLIEDYVGKKAIGVDWVMETHAHADHISAAPFLQQRLGGKLAIGRDIVRVQDVFGKIFNAGTDFERDGSQFDHLFEDGERFAIGDLDAVALHVPGHTPADMAYVVGDAAFVGDTIFMPDFGTARTDFPGGDARELYRSIRRLLKLPRATRIFLCHDYKAPGREDYAWETTVGQQRDENVHVHDGVSEDEFVDMRTTRDRTLSMPELIMPSVQVNIRGGRLPDPEDNGVSYIKIPINVSLEDGQ; this comes from the coding sequence ATGAACGATGAAGCCCTGTCCGTCGCCGCACGAGTCATCGAGGCGGCATTGGTCGACGAGGCCAGGCGCCCGACGATCGCGGGTTTTTTTGACGAGGCCACCAATACCGTCAGTTATGTCGTGCACGACGCCGCCACGATGCGCGGCGCGATCATCGACAGCGTGCTCGACTATGACGCAGCCTCGGGGCGGACCGAGACGCGGTCGGCGGGGCTGATCGAGGATTATGTCGGGAAGAAGGCGATCGGCGTCGACTGGGTGATGGAGACGCATGCCCATGCCGATCATATCTCGGCGGCGCCGTTTCTTCAGCAGCGGCTCGGCGGCAAGCTGGCGATCGGTCGCGACATCGTTCGTGTCCAAGACGTGTTCGGCAAGATCTTCAACGCCGGCACCGACTTCGAACGGGACGGGTCGCAGTTCGACCACCTGTTCGAGGACGGGGAGCGGTTCGCGATCGGCGACCTCGATGCCGTCGCATTGCATGTGCCCGGTCATACTCCTGCCGACATGGCGTATGTCGTCGGGGACGCGGCCTTTGTCGGGGATACGATCTTCATGCCCGATTTCGGAACCGCGCGAACGGATTTTCCGGGGGGCGACGCACGCGAACTTTATCGGTCGATCCGGCGGTTGCTCAAACTACCGCGCGCGACGCGCATCTTCCTGTGTCACGACTACAAGGCGCCGGGACGGGAAGATTACGCGTGGGAGACCACGGTAGGCCAGCAGCGTGACGAGAACGTCCATGTCCATGACGGTGTAAGCGAGGACGAATTCGTGGACATGCGCACGACCCGCGACAGGACACTGTCGATGCCCGAACTGATCATGCCGAGCGTGCAGGTGAACATCCGCGGCGGGCGTCTGCCCGACCCCGAAGACAATGGCGTGAGCTATATCAAGATCCCGATCAACGTGTCGCTGGAAGACGGGCAGTGA
- the tgt gene encoding tRNA guanosine(34) transglycosylase Tgt — MTRFEFQVSATDGKARHGQIAMQRGTIQTPAFMPVGTAATVKAMRPGEVAATGADILLGNTYHLMLRPGAERVARLGGLHDFMGWDKPILTDSGGYQVMSLSDLSKVTDEGVTFKSHLDGSRHLLTPERSIEVQRLLDSDIIMQFDELVRPDVGADKQREAMDRSIAWARRSRDEFDRGGEHATRAAIFGIQQGVLDETLRRESADALIDIGFDGYAVGGLAVGEGQEAMLACLDFAPDQLPTDKPRYLMGVGKPDDLIEAVRRGIDMFDCVLPSRSGRTGQAFTRDGPINIRNAKFAEDQAPIDADCGCPTCAGFSRAYVHHLVRSGEILGAMLMTGHNLHFYQDWMRAMREAIAEQRFDAHAAAALDRYRGS; from the coding sequence ATGACACGGTTCGAATTCCAGGTTTCCGCGACCGACGGCAAGGCGCGGCACGGCCAGATCGCCATGCAGCGGGGGACGATTCAGACCCCCGCCTTCATGCCCGTCGGCACGGCCGCCACCGTCAAGGCAATGCGTCCGGGCGAAGTCGCGGCGACCGGTGCCGATATCCTGCTCGGCAATACCTATCACCTGATGCTGCGCCCCGGTGCAGAGCGGGTCGCTCGGCTCGGCGGGCTGCACGACTTCATGGGATGGGACAAACCGATCCTCACCGACAGCGGCGGCTATCAGGTGATGAGCCTATCGGACCTGTCGAAGGTCACTGATGAAGGCGTGACGTTCAAGAGCCATCTCGACGGCTCGCGGCACCTGCTGACGCCGGAACGCTCGATCGAAGTGCAGCGGTTGCTCGACAGCGACATCATCATGCAGTTCGACGAGCTCGTCCGTCCCGACGTCGGTGCCGACAAGCAGCGCGAGGCGATGGACCGCTCGATCGCCTGGGCCAGACGCAGTCGCGACGAGTTCGATCGCGGCGGCGAACATGCCACCCGCGCGGCGATCTTCGGTATCCAGCAGGGTGTTCTCGACGAGACGCTGCGCCGCGAGAGCGCAGATGCGCTGATCGATATCGGGTTCGATGGCTATGCAGTGGGCGGGCTTGCGGTGGGCGAGGGGCAGGAAGCGATGCTGGCCTGCCTGGATTTCGCGCCTGACCAGCTGCCTACCGACAAACCGCGCTATCTCATGGGTGTCGGGAAGCCCGACGACCTGATCGAGGCGGTTCGGCGGGGGATCGACATGTTCGATTGCGTGCTGCCGTCACGATCGGGCCGCACCGGTCAGGCCTTCACCCGCGACGGGCCGATCAACATCCGAAACGCGAAGTTCGCGGAAGACCAGGCGCCCATCGACGCGGACTGCGGCTGTCCCACCTGCGCCGGCTTCAGCCGCGCCTACGTCCATCATCTCGTGCGTTCGGGCGAGATCCTCGGCGCGATGCTCATGACGGGGCACAATCTGCACTTCTATCAGGACTGGATGCGCGCCATGCGCGAGGCCATCGCCGAACAGCGGTTCGACGCTCACGCCGCTGCGGCACTCGACCGCTATCGGGGCAGCTAG
- a CDS encoding YeeE/YedE family protein → MTLPGFPDAMPLEGLLGGVMIGLAAAIMLLGIGRIAGVSGVTARAIGLSDGGMPRSLSWLFVGGLVIGALLVQLFKGPIMARFPDAILPFLLGGLLVGFGTRMGSGCTSGHGVCGMSRMSRRSIVATLTFIASGVATVAVVNAMGGGWS, encoded by the coding sequence GTGACCCTTCCCGGATTTCCCGACGCCATGCCGCTGGAGGGACTCCTCGGCGGTGTAATGATCGGCCTCGCCGCAGCGATCATGCTCTTGGGCATTGGCCGTATCGCGGGCGTGAGCGGCGTAACCGCCCGCGCGATCGGACTTTCGGACGGCGGCATGCCGCGCTCGCTCTCCTGGCTGTTCGTCGGAGGCCTGGTGATCGGCGCGTTGCTGGTCCAGCTTTTCAAGGGGCCGATCATGGCGCGCTTTCCCGACGCCATCCTGCCTTTCCTTCTTGGCGGGCTTCTTGTCGGTTTTGGAACGCGGATGGGGTCGGGGTGCACTTCGGGTCACGGCGTATGTGGCATGAGCCGGATGTCGCGCCGTTCCATCGTCGCGACGCTGACCTTCATCGCGTCTGGTGTCGCGACCGTCGCAGTCGTGAATGCGATGGGCGGAGGCTGGTCGTGA
- the cpdR gene encoding cell cycle two-component system response regulator CpdR yields the protein MSRILLAEDDTSMRDYLSRALQRVGYEVTSVGCGTDAVPHLESEKFDLLLTDIVMPEMDGIELAQKASAIDPDIRVMFITGFAAVALEAGRTAPEAKLLSKPFHLKDLVAEVDRMFQTEDQHGRL from the coding sequence ATGTCCAGAATCCTCCTCGCAGAAGACGACACCTCGATGCGCGATTATCTCTCGCGCGCTCTGCAACGCGTCGGATACGAGGTGACGAGCGTGGGATGCGGAACCGACGCGGTCCCGCACCTGGAAAGCGAGAAGTTCGATCTTCTCCTGACCGATATCGTAATGCCTGAAATGGACGGGATCGAGTTGGCGCAGAAGGCCAGCGCCATCGACCCCGATATCCGTGTGATGTTCATTACCGGCTTCGCGGCGGTCGCGTTGGAGGCGGGACGGACCGCGCCCGAGGCGAAGTTGCTGTCCAAGCCCTTCCATCTCAAGGACCTGGTCGCCGAAGTCGATCGCATGTTCCAGACCGAGGACCAGCACGGGCGTCTCTGA
- a CDS encoding glycosyltransferase family 4 protein, with protein sequence MTILIVTDAWHPQVNGVVRALDMTARELRAAGHTVEILSPDGYRTIPCPTYPEIRLAMVRYRTIAKRLDTIRHRLTHVHIATEGPLGRKVRRYCRRHGMAFTTSFHTRLPDYVAMRSWLSADWIWPSVARFHSAAARTMVATERLGRELVERGIPRVERWPLGVDTSLFHPGHAPHPALAGLPRPLRLYVGRVAVEKNLEALLDLPQRGSTVVVGGGPDLEMLSRRYPQCHFLGPKHGEELASLYCGADVFVFPSRSDTFGLVMIEALACGTPVAAFPVRGPIDIVGPEGTGIHDGRRIIGSLDERLGAAIHHALRANAADCVAEARRYAWSACTRRFLAALVPVDGSSSAESRAQPSPKGWRSHAQTASRAAA encoded by the coding sequence GTGACCATTCTGATCGTCACCGATGCCTGGCACCCGCAGGTGAACGGGGTCGTTCGCGCGCTCGACATGACGGCGCGCGAACTGCGGGCTGCGGGTCATACCGTCGAAATCCTGTCGCCCGATGGCTATCGGACCATTCCCTGTCCGACCTATCCGGAAATCCGATTGGCGATGGTGCGATACCGTACGATTGCGAAGCGGCTGGATACGATCCGCCATCGGCTGACCCACGTGCATATCGCGACCGAAGGGCCGCTGGGTCGCAAGGTGCGGCGCTATTGCCGGCGGCACGGCATGGCCTTCACCACCAGCTTCCACACGCGCCTTCCCGACTATGTCGCGATGCGCAGCTGGCTGAGCGCGGACTGGATCTGGCCGAGCGTTGCGCGGTTTCATTCCGCCGCTGCACGGACGATGGTGGCGACCGAGCGGCTGGGGCGCGAACTGGTCGAGCGGGGTATCCCCCGCGTCGAACGCTGGCCCCTCGGGGTCGATACCAGCCTGTTTCACCCAGGGCACGCGCCGCACCCGGCGCTGGCGGGCCTGCCGCGTCCCCTACGCCTCTACGTCGGGCGCGTGGCGGTGGAAAAGAACCTCGAGGCTCTGCTCGATCTTCCGCAGCGCGGTTCGACAGTCGTCGTGGGCGGAGGCCCTGACCTTGAGATGCTGTCTCGCCGCTATCCCCAGTGCCATTTTCTTGGCCCCAAGCACGGCGAGGAACTCGCCAGCCTCTATTGCGGCGCCGACGTCTTCGTCTTTCCCAGCAGATCGGACACTTTCGGGCTGGTGATGATCGAGGCACTGGCCTGCGGTACCCCCGTCGCCGCCTTTCCGGTCCGCGGTCCGATCGACATCGTGGGTCCGGAGGGCACCGGTATCCACGACGGGCGCCGTATCATCGGATCACTCGATGAACGGCTCGGCGCGGCGATCCACCATGCACTCCGCGCGAACGCCGCCGATTGCGTGGCGGAGGCGAGACGATATGCGTGGTCCGCGTGCACGCGCCGCTTTCTGGCGGCGCTGGTCCCCGTCGACGGATCGTCATCTGCCGAGTCACGCGCCCAGCCGAGCCCGAAAGGATGGCGATCGCACGCGCAGACGGCATCGAGGGCCGCGGCGTAG
- a CDS encoding N-formylglutamate amidohydrolase, giving the protein MFDFALPPPTVIAPTRVGPVIVSVPHSGREIPAELARAARGGDRSIERLADPYVDFLVEPLLDEGHGAVIARAPRAAIDVNRSVDACDPQVHLDAAPPPADSKAARGLGIVIGRGVDGKPLWRDKLPDDAFERWLDSAWHPYHRALEDLIDRTRARHGVAILLDCHSMPPLSARGPFVVIGDRFGQSAAPWVSGVVEALLEDRALPHATNRPYAGGEIAAAHGRPADNVHVLQIEIDRSLYLDRNLRRPGAGIGRIQSLLTAMAARLEDAAQSETLRAAE; this is encoded by the coding sequence ATGTTCGACTTCGCCCTCCCTCCACCGACTGTCATCGCGCCGACGAGGGTGGGGCCGGTCATCGTGTCGGTCCCGCATTCGGGGCGCGAAATTCCCGCCGAGCTGGCGCGGGCGGCGCGCGGCGGAGACCGATCGATCGAGCGGCTCGCCGATCCGTATGTCGATTTTCTCGTCGAGCCGCTTTTGGACGAGGGACATGGAGCGGTCATCGCCCGTGCACCCCGCGCCGCGATCGACGTCAACCGCTCTGTGGATGCCTGCGACCCACAGGTTCATCTCGACGCCGCTCCGCCCCCCGCCGACAGCAAGGCGGCTCGGGGGCTCGGCATTGTCATCGGACGCGGCGTCGACGGCAAACCTCTGTGGCGCGACAAGCTTCCGGACGATGCCTTCGAACGCTGGCTCGACAGCGCATGGCATCCCTACCACCGCGCACTTGAAGACTTGATCGACCGGACGCGCGCCCGACACGGTGTTGCTATCCTCCTCGACTGTCACTCGATGCCGCCGCTCAGCGCGCGCGGTCCGTTCGTCGTCATCGGCGACCGGTTCGGTCAGAGCGCCGCTCCGTGGGTAAGCGGCGTCGTCGAAGCGCTCCTCGAGGATCGCGCGCTGCCCCATGCCACCAATCGGCCCTATGCGGGCGGAGAAATTGCGGCCGCGCACGGCCGCCCGGCCGACAATGTCCACGTCCTCCAGATCGAGATCGACCGGTCGCTCTATCTCGACCGCAACCTGCGGCGACCCGGCGCGGGGATCGGCAGGATCCAATCGCTGCTGACCGCAATGGCCGCGCGGCTGGAGGACGCCGCGCAGAGCGAGACGCTACGCGCCGCCGAATGA
- a CDS encoding DUF6691 family protein, which yields MRAQALTALAGILFGAGLAVSGMLDPLRVRGFLDLFGAWDPTLAFVMGGASCVMAIAWAVQKRREAPIAAAQFHLPDTTKLDGRLIGGAALFGTGWGLSGLCPGPAIASLGVNFAQVAFFVVAMLVGMALHDLPRRSMTPRNQAA from the coding sequence GTGAGGGCGCAGGCGCTGACGGCCCTTGCCGGTATCCTTTTCGGCGCAGGTCTGGCCGTTTCGGGAATGCTCGATCCGCTCCGCGTGCGCGGTTTCCTCGACCTCTTCGGCGCGTGGGACCCGACGCTAGCATTCGTGATGGGCGGGGCCTCGTGCGTCATGGCCATCGCCTGGGCCGTCCAGAAAAGGCGCGAGGCGCCCATCGCCGCCGCGCAATTTCATCTGCCGGACACGACGAAGCTGGACGGACGGCTGATCGGCGGGGCCGCACTGTTTGGAACGGGATGGGGGTTGTCAGGGCTCTGCCCCGGCCCGGCGATCGCTTCCCTCGGCGTGAACTTCGCCCAAGTCGCTTTTTTCGTCGTGGCGATGCTCGTCGGGATGGCGTTGCACGACCTTCCGCGGCGCTCAATGACACCGCGAAACCAGGCTGCGTAA
- a CDS encoding response regulator produces MSEEKQGNGARILVVEDSPVVSLKTEDLLTDAGYFVVGPAYDMPAALDLGGREQIDGAIVDLNIRGEKIFPVLGVLKERGIPFVITSGYADWSMPEEWQDRPRLQKPVEGEQLLKALRRVIPAK; encoded by the coding sequence TTGAGCGAAGAAAAACAGGGCAATGGCGCCCGCATTCTTGTCGTGGAGGACAGTCCGGTCGTCTCTCTGAAGACCGAGGACTTGCTGACCGATGCGGGCTATTTCGTGGTCGGTCCGGCTTACGACATGCCGGCGGCGCTCGATCTTGGCGGACGCGAACAGATCGACGGAGCGATCGTCGACCTCAACATCCGGGGCGAGAAAATCTTTCCGGTCCTCGGCGTGCTTAAGGAGCGCGGCATCCCCTTCGTCATCACGTCGGGCTACGCCGACTGGTCGATGCCGGAAGAATGGCAGGACCGTCCGCGCCTTCAGAAACCGGTCGAGGGCGAGCAACTGCTCAAGGCTCTGCGCAGGGTAATTCCCGCGAAGTAG